A single region of the Anas platyrhynchos isolate ZD024472 breed Pekin duck chromosome 6, IASCAAS_PekinDuck_T2T, whole genome shotgun sequence genome encodes:
- the ZDHHC16 gene encoding palmitoyltransferase ZDHHC16 isoform X2, giving the protein MRSRQRLLAAVMRLLLKCLRLGRRRRLGLLRQAGQLWHYGRLCLRSLLYNSFTNSDVVLDSLFEPVYWLVDHVTRWFGVVFVALVIGLTSSIVAIVYICLLPLILQTYTPAWICWHLTYGHWNLIMIVFHYYKAITTSPGHPPQAKNDVTGVSICRKCIAPKPARTHHCSICNRCVLKMDHHCPWLNNCVGHYNHRYFFSFCLFMTMGCIYCSISAWDMFRDAYAAIETYYQTPPPTFSFRQRAFHKSVVYLWVLCSSVALALGALTLWHAALITRGETSIERHINKKERQRLQKKGKVFRNPYSYGSWDNWKVFLGVDVPRHWLTRVLLPSPHPPHGTGLSWELPPCVREQRVPLLAI; this is encoded by the exons ATGAGGAGCCGGCAGCGGCTGCTGGCAGCGGTGATGCGCCTGCTCCTCAAGTGCCTGCGGCTGGGCCGGCGGCGGCGCCTGGGGCTGCTGCGGCAGGCGGGGCAGCTCTGGCACTACGGGCGCCTCTGCCTCCGCTCCCTGCTCTACAACTCCTTCACCAACAGCGACGTGGTGCTCGACTCCCTCTTCGAGCCGGTCTACTGGCTGGTGGACCACGTCACCCGCTGGTTCGGCGTG GTGTTCGTGGCGCTGGTGATCGGGCTGACGAGCTCCATCGTGGCCATCGTGTACATCTGCCTGCTGCCCCTCATCCTGCAGACCTACACGCCTGCCTGGATCTGCTGGCACCTCACCTACGGACACTGGAACCTCATCATGATCGTCTTCCACTACTACAAGGCCATCACCACCTCACCCGGCCACCCCCCGCAG GCCAAGAACGATGTCACCGGCGTCTCCATCTGCAGGAAATGCATCGCCCCCAAGCCGGCTCGCACCCACCACTGCAGCATCTGCAACAG GTGCGTGCTGAAGATGGACCACCACTGCC CCTGGCTGAATAACTGCGTGGGGCACTACAACCACCGCTActtcttctccttctgcctCTTCATGACCATGGGCTGCATCTACTGCAGCATCAGCGCCTGGGACATGTTCCGGGACGCCTACGCAGCCATCGAG ACGTACTACCAGACCCCGCCGCCCACCTTCTCCTTCCGCCAGCGAGCCTTCCACAAGAGCGTGGTGTACCTCTGGGTGCTGTGCAG CTCTGTAGCACTGGCCCTGGGTGCCCTCACGCTGTGGCACGCTGCCCTCATCACCCGCGGGGAAACCAGCATCGAGAGGCACATCAACAAGAAGGAGAGGCAGCGGCTGCAAAAGAAAGGCAAG GTGTTCAGAAACCCCTACAGTTACGGCAGCTGGGACAACTGGAAGGTGTTTCTGGGAGTGGACGTGCCCAG GCACTGGCTCACCCGTGTCCTGCTGCCCTCTCCTCACCCACCCCACGGAAcggggctgagctgggagctgccccccTGCGTGCGCGAGCAGCGCGTGCCGCTCCTGGCCATCTGA
- the ZDHHC16 gene encoding palmitoyltransferase ZDHHC16 isoform X1 yields the protein MRSRQRLLAAVMRLLLKCLRLGRRRRLGLLRQAGQLWHYGRLCLRSLLYNSFTNSDVVLDSLFEPVYWLVDHVTRWFGVVFVALVIGLTSSIVAIVYICLLPLILQTYTPAWICWHLTYGHWNLIMIVFHYYKAITTSPGHPPQAKNDVTGVSICRKCIAPKPARTHHCSICNRCVLKMDHHCPWLNNCVGHYNHRYFFSFCLFMTMGCIYCSISAWDMFRDAYAAIERMKLLEKDRLQVAANQTYYQTPPPTFSFRQRAFHKSVVYLWVLCSSVALALGALTLWHAALITRGETSIERHINKKERQRLQKKGKVFRNPYSYGSWDNWKVFLGVDVPRHWLTRVLLPSPHPPHGTGLSWELPPCVREQRVPLLAI from the exons ATGAGGAGCCGGCAGCGGCTGCTGGCAGCGGTGATGCGCCTGCTCCTCAAGTGCCTGCGGCTGGGCCGGCGGCGGCGCCTGGGGCTGCTGCGGCAGGCGGGGCAGCTCTGGCACTACGGGCGCCTCTGCCTCCGCTCCCTGCTCTACAACTCCTTCACCAACAGCGACGTGGTGCTCGACTCCCTCTTCGAGCCGGTCTACTGGCTGGTGGACCACGTCACCCGCTGGTTCGGCGTG GTGTTCGTGGCGCTGGTGATCGGGCTGACGAGCTCCATCGTGGCCATCGTGTACATCTGCCTGCTGCCCCTCATCCTGCAGACCTACACGCCTGCCTGGATCTGCTGGCACCTCACCTACGGACACTGGAACCTCATCATGATCGTCTTCCACTACTACAAGGCCATCACCACCTCACCCGGCCACCCCCCGCAG GCCAAGAACGATGTCACCGGCGTCTCCATCTGCAGGAAATGCATCGCCCCCAAGCCGGCTCGCACCCACCACTGCAGCATCTGCAACAG GTGCGTGCTGAAGATGGACCACCACTGCC CCTGGCTGAATAACTGCGTGGGGCACTACAACCACCGCTActtcttctccttctgcctCTTCATGACCATGGGCTGCATCTACTGCAGCATCAGCGCCTGGGACATGTTCCGGGACGCCTACGCAGCCATCGAG AGAATGAAACTGCTTGAGAAGGACAGACTGCAGGTGGCTGCCAACCAG ACGTACTACCAGACCCCGCCGCCCACCTTCTCCTTCCGCCAGCGAGCCTTCCACAAGAGCGTGGTGTACCTCTGGGTGCTGTGCAG CTCTGTAGCACTGGCCCTGGGTGCCCTCACGCTGTGGCACGCTGCCCTCATCACCCGCGGGGAAACCAGCATCGAGAGGCACATCAACAAGAAGGAGAGGCAGCGGCTGCAAAAGAAAGGCAAG GTGTTCAGAAACCCCTACAGTTACGGCAGCTGGGACAACTGGAAGGTGTTTCTGGGAGTGGACGTGCCCAG GCACTGGCTCACCCGTGTCCTGCTGCCCTCTCCTCACCCACCCCACGGAAcggggctgagctgggagctgccccccTGCGTGCGCGAGCAGCGCGTGCCGCTCCTGGCCATCTGA
- the EXOSC1 gene encoding exosome complex component CSL4 yields the protein MAAARRYCVPGERLCSAAEAAAGSGTYTRRGAVCAALAGCMRRGGGDGGGPQVAVLRDAEAQLLPDVGAVVTCRVCSINSRFAKVHILYVGSTPLRSAFRGTIRREDIRATEKDKVEVYKSFRPGDIVLAKVISLGDAQSNYLLSTAENELGVVVARSEAGVQMVPISWCEMQCPQTHTKDFRKVARVQPQFLQT from the exons atggcggcggcgcggcggtaCTGCGTGCCGGGGGAGCGGCTGTGCAGCGcggccgaggcggcggcgggcagcggcACCTACACGCGGCGCGGGGCCGTGTGCGCGGCGCTGGCCGGCTGCATGcggaggggcggcggggacggCGGGGGGCCGCAGGTGGCGGTGCTGAGGGACGCCGAGGCGCAGCTGCTGCCCGATGTGGGCGCCGTGGTCACCTGCAGG GTGTGCAGCATCAACTCGCGCTTCGCCAAGGTGCACATCCTCTACGTGGGCTCCACGCCGCTCCGCTCCGCCTTCCGCGGCACCATCCG GAGGGAAGATATCCGAGCCACCGAGAAGGATAAG GTGGAGGTGTACAAGAGTTTCCGCCCCGGTGACATCGTCCTGGCCAAGGTG aTCTCCCTGGGGGACGCGCAGTCCAACTACCTGCTGAGCACGGCGGAGAACGAGCTGGGCGTGGTGGTGGCTCGCAGCGAGGCAG GGGTGCAGATGGTGCCCATCAGCTGGTGCGAGATGCAGTGCCCCCAGACGCACACCAAGGATTTCCGCAAGGTGGCCCGCGTGCAGCCCCAGTTCCTGCAGACCTAG
- the PGAM1 gene encoding phosphoglycerate mutase 1 — MAAYRLVLVRHGESAWNLENRFSGWYDADLSPAGQQEARRGGEALRDAGYEFDICFTSVQKRAIRTLWTVLDAIDQMWLPVVRTWRLNERHYGALTGLNKAETAAKHGEAQVKIWRRSYDIPPPPMQSDHPFYSTISKDRRYADLTEDQLPTCESLKDTIARALPFWNEEIVPQIKEGKRVLIAAHGNSLRGIVKHLEGMSEEAIMELNLPTGIPIVYELDKNLKPIKPMQFLGDEETVRKAMEAVAAQGKVKK; from the exons aTGGCGGCATACCGGCTGGTGCTCGTGCGGCACGGCGAGAGCGCATGGAACCTGGAGAACCGCTTCAGCGGCTGGTACGACGCCGACCTCAGCCCCGCCGGGCAGCAGGAGGCCAGGCGCGGCGGGGAGGCGCTCAGAG ATGCCGGCTACGAGTTCGACATCTGCTTCACGTCGGTGCAGAAGCGGGCCATCCGCACCCTCTGGACCGTGCTGGATGCCATCGACCAGATGTGGCTGCCGGTGGTGCGGACGTGGCGCCTGAACGAGCGGCACTACGGGGCCCTCACCGGCCTCAACAAGGCCGAGACGGCCGCCAAGCACGGCGAGGCGCAGGTGAAGATCTGGCGCCGCTCCTACGACATCCCCCCGCCGCCCATGCAGTCCGACCACCCCTTCTACAGCACCATCAGCAAG GACCGGCGCTACGCTGACCTGACGGAGGACCAGCTGCCCACGTGTGAGAGCCTGAAGGACACCATCGCCCGCGCCCTGCCCTTCTGGAACGAGGAAATCGTCCCGCAGATCAAAGAGGGCAAGCGAGTGCTCATCGCAGCCCACGGCAACAGCCTGCGGGGGATCGTCAAACACCTGGAAG GCATGTCGGAGGAGGCCATCATGGAGCTGAACCTGCCCACCGGCATCCCCATCGTCTACGAACTGGACAAGAACCTGAAGCCCATCAAGCCCATGCAGTTCCTGGGGGACGAGGAGACGGTGCGCAAGGCCATGGAGGCCGTGGCCGCTCAGGGCAAGGTTAAGAAGTGA
- the RRP12 gene encoding RRP12-like protein yields the protein MARGSMARCGRLRPGAAAKLRRWRKGHSSDCNPDTRRHRLAARSRFCSRPDEKSRLTVDAVKLHNELQGGALPMEEEEEEGGAGGEAATERSSGTFLSGLSDCSNATFSKVQRFWESSSAAHKEICAVLAAVTEVIRAQGGKETETEYFAALMTTLEAVDTPESLAAVSYLLNLVLKRVPSPVLIKKFSDTSKAFMGIVSSQACSGSTSALRWVLSCLATLLRKQDLAAWSYPVTLQVYHGLLSFCVHTKPKVRKAAQYGVCSVLRGSEFMFGDAAPEHHPAAPSTAKFCVQEIEKAGGAKEATTTLHVLSLLRDVLPCCPAAAVKTCCETLLRVMTLSHVLVTACAMQAFYSLFSAQPGPSCLPAQLNAQIITALYDYVPSASDLQPLLTWLSTMEKAHVNLGRLQKDLCWAHLPRLFSAAMNCFLSPHSQVVSAAAQTLENLLTECVAPHMDELGTVTASAPAPASYLCKMFRSVEDGLTYRFHAAWDEVLQVLEIFFESCGKQCHPIMRKCLQSLCDLRLSPHFPYTAEVDQAVGAAVAAMGPEVLLEAVPLQIDGKEENLDFPRSWLLPVLRDYVQGARLGFFTSYFLPLAATLKSRALEFSQAGKSLESKIYDTLQWQVWSLLPGFCTHPTDVLGAFKGLARTLGMAISERPDLRPTVCQALRTLIHRGCETDAERAEVGRFAKNFLPILFNVYSQPQEEGSSSTQRRSVLDTVRAYLTITDPQMVCGFLQKASEKLTSPESSEFARLSLLDLVVAMAPYADEQSLGSLYSTIQPSLQSKERSMQKKAYRVLEEVCAAPHAPCQAFVRSHLEELQAALLDSLKSAASPAKRPRLKCLFHIVKQLSAEHEPFVTALVPEVILCTKEVSAGARKNAFVLLVEMGNAFIRFGPTPQEAMERFLLLVYAGLTGSVTMISCTVLALTRLFFEFKDHMGLSVVEQLLQNVCLLLGSRTRDVVKAALGFLKVVLLLVDTKLLAKHVQTMLEAVGALSDDMRRHFRMKLRNLFTKFIRKFGFELVQGLLPAEYHKVLVNIRKAEARSRKQRALRQAAAETEEEEEEEAAQPRGDSMEEILADSEDSEEEEEERQRGKARKKQARQKGQAWLKEGEEDEPLNFLDPNVSQRVLATEPAPKRSRKVKHDFQVAEDGRLIIHDEEEEMENDGAKGVDEEVADVLQDVGLRTKKSQKRRFREEADDEEPEAGSYPQYRAGGSGIHRQLGKEPAFGAEYRAKKGKGDVKKKGQLDPYAYIPLNRAKLNKRKQAKMQGQFKGLMKGAQRGAKAGRKSHLKNRRP from the exons ATGGCGCGGGGCAGCATGGCGCGATGCGGCCGGCTGCGGCCCGGGGCGGCCGCCAAGCTGCGGCGCTGGAGGAAGGGGCACAGCAGCGACTGCAACCCCGACACCCGCCGGCACCGCCTGGCCGCCAGGAGCCGCTTCTGCAGCCGGCCCGACG AGAAGAGCCGCCTGACGGTGGACGCGGTGAAGCTGCACAATGAGCTGCAGGGGGGGGCCCTGcccatggaggaggaggaggaggaggggggagctgggggtgaaGCCGCCACGGAGAGGTCCTCGGGAACCTTCCTGAGCGGGCTGAGCGACTGCTCCAACGCCACCTTCAGCAAGGTGCAGCGCTTCTGGGAGTCCAGCTCCGCCGCGCACAAGGAG ATCTGTGCGGTGCTGGCGGCCGTGACGGAGGTGATCCGCGCGCAGGGGGGCAAGGAGACGGAGACAGAGTACTTTGCTGCGCTG ATGACCACGCTGGAGGCGGTGGACACCCCGGAGTCACTGGCTGCTGTTTCCTACCTGCTCAACCTGGTGCTGAAGCG GGTCCCGAGCCCGGTGCTCATCAAGAAGTTTTCGGACACCTCCAAAGCCTTCATGGGCATCGTGTCCTCGCAGGCCTGCAGCGGCTCCACCTCTGCCCTGCGGTGG GTCCTGTCCTGCCTGGCCACGCTGCTGCGCAAGCAGGACCTGGCAGCCTGGAGCTACCCTGTCACCCTGCAGGTCTACCACGGCCTGCTGAGCTTCTGCGTCCACACCAAGCCCAAG GTGCGGAAAGCAGCTCAGTATGGCGTGTGCTCTGTCCTGAGGGGCAGCGAGTTCATGTTTGGAGATGCAGCCCCCGAGCATCACCCGGCGGCACCCTCCACGGCCAAGTTCTGCGTGCAAGAGATTGAAAAAGCTGGAG GCGCCAAGGAGGCCACCACCACCCTGCACGTCCTGTCCCTGCTGCGGGAcgtgctgccctgctgccctgcgGCCGCGGTGAAGACGTGCTGCGAGACCCTGCTCAGAGTCATGACCCTCAGCCACGTG CTGGTGACCGCCTGCGCCATGCAAGCCTTCTACAGCCTCTTCAgcgcccagcccggcccctccTGCCTGCCGGCACAGCTCAACGCCCAGATCATCACC GCGCTGTACGACTACGTGCCTAGCGCCAGCGACCTGCAGCCGCTGCTCACCTGGCTGTCGACCATGGAGAAGGCGCACGTCAACCTGGGCAG gctgcagaAGGACCTGTGCTGGGCTCACCTGCCCCGGCTCTTCTCGGCTGCCATGAACTGCTTCCTGTCCCCGCACTCGCAGGTGGTGTCAGCTGCGGCGCAGACCCTCGAG AACCTCCTGACCGAGTGCGTGGCTCCCCACATGGACGAGCTGGGCACTGTCACCGcgtcagccccagcccctgcctcctACCTCTGCAAGATGTTCAG GTCGGTGGAGGACGGGCTGACGTATCGCTTCCACGCGGCGTGGGACGaggtgctgcaggtgctggagaTCTTCTTCGAGTCGTGCGGGAAGCAGTGCCACCCCATCATGAGGAAG TGCCTGCAGTCTCTGTGTGACCTGCGTCTCTCCCCGCACTTCCCCTACACGGCTGAAGTGGACCAGGCGGTGGGGGCTGCAGTGGCTGCCATGGGCCCCGAGGTGCTGCTGGAAGCTGTGCCCCTGCAGATCGACGGCAAGGA GGAGAACCTGGATTTCCCCcgcagctggctgctgcccgtGCTGCGGGACTACGTGCAGGGCGCACGGCTCGGCTTCTTCACCAGCTACTTCTTGCCTTTAGCGGCCACCCTGAAGAGCAGAG CCCTGGAATTTTCCCAGGCTGGGAAGAGCCTGGAGTCCAAGATCTACGACACACTGCAGTGGCAG GTCTGGAGCCTGCTGCCCGGCTTCTGCACCCACCCCACGGACGTGCTGGGGGCCTTCAAAGGGCTGGCACGCACCCTGGGCATGGCCATCAGCGAGCGCCCGGACCTCCGCCCCACCGTGTGCCAGGCCCTGCGCACCCTCATCCACCGGGGCTGCGAGACAG ACGCGGAGCGAGCAGAAGTGGGTCGCTTTGCCAAAAACTTCCTGCCCATCCTCTTCAACGTGTacagccagccccaggaggagggcagcagcagcacgcagcGCCGCTCCGTGCTGGACACCGTGCGTGCCTACCTGACCATCACTGACCCCCAG ATGGTGTGCGGGTTCCTGCAGAAAGCCAGCGAGAAGCTGACCAGTCCTGAGAGCTCAGAGTTTGCCAG GCTCTCCCTCCTGGATCTGGTGGTGGCAATGGCTCCCTACGCCGACGAGCAGTCCCTGGGCTCCCTGTACAGCACCATCCAGCCTTCCCTGCAG AGCAAGGAGCGCAGCATGCAGAAGAAGGCGTACCGGGTGCTGGAGGAGGTGTGTGCTGCTCCCCATGCCCCCTGCCAAGCCTTCGTCCGCTCGcacctggaggagctgcaggcagcgctGCTGGACTCGCTCAAGAGCGCGGCATCCCCGGCCAAGAGG CCGCGGCTGAAGTGCCTGTTCCACATCGTGAAGCAGCTCTCGGCTGAGCACGAGCCCTTCGTCACCGCCCTGGTCCCAGAG GTCATCCTCTGCACCAAGGAGGTGTCGGCGGGGGCCCGCAAGAACGCCTTCGTGCTGCTGGTGGAGATGGGGAACGCCTTCATCCGCTTCGGACCCACTCCCCAAG AGGCCATGGAGCGGTTCCTGCTCCTGGTGTACGCAGGGCTCACGGGCTCGGTCACCATGATCAGCTGCACCGTGCTGGCGCTCACCCGCCTCTTCTTCGAGTTTAAAG ATCATATGGGGCTGAGCGTGgtggagcagctcctgcagaacgtctgcctgctgctgggctcccgcACGCGCGACGTGGTGAAGGCTGCGCTGGGCTTCCTCAAGgtcgtgctgctgctggtggacaccaagctgCTGGCCAAGCACGTCCAGACCATG CTGGAAGCCGTGGGGGCCCTCTCGGATGACATGAGGCGCCACTTCCGCATGAAGCTGCGAAACCTCTTCACCAAGTTCATCCGCAAGTTCGG CTTCGAGCTggtgcaggggctgctgccagccgAGTACCACAAGGTGCTGGTGAACATCCGCAAGGCTGAAGCCCGCAGCCGCAAGCAGCGAGCCCTGAGGCAGGCGGCTGCAgagacagaggaggaggaggaggaggaagcagctcAGCCCCGAGGAGACAG CATGGAGGAGATCCTGGCAGACTCAGAGGACtcggaggaggaagaggaggaacgGCAGCGAGGCAAGGCGCGGAAGAAGCAAGCACGGCAGAAGGGGCAGGCGTGGctgaaggaaggggaagaggacgAGCCCCTCAACTTCCTGGACCCCAATGTGTCCCAGCGGGTGCTGG CCACTGAGCCAGCCCCCAAGAGGTCCAGAAAAGTGAAGCACGACTTCCAGGTGGCTGAGGATGGGCGCCTGATCATCCacgacgaggaggaggagatggagaatGATGGAGCTAAAG GTGTGGATGAGGAGGTGGCAGACGTGCTGCAAGACGTGGGCCTTCGCACT AAGAAGAGCCAGAAGCGTCGGTTCAGAGAGGAGGCAGACGATGAGGAACCAGAGGCCGGGAGCTACCCTCAGTACAGAG CTGGAGGCTCTGGGATCCACCGGCAGCTGGGCAAGGAGCCAGCCTTTGGTGCAGAGTACAGAGCCAAG AAAGGCAAAGGTGACGTGAAGAAGAAGGGCCAGCTCGACCCCTATGCCTACATCCCCCTGAACAGGGCTAAGCTCAACAAAAG GAAGCAGGCGAAAATGCAGGGCCAGTTCAAGGGCCTGATGAAGGGTGCCCAGCGTGGGGCCAAGGCCGGCCGCAAGAGCCACCTGAAGAACCGGCGCCCCTGA